CCGCAATGCACGGGCCGGCCGATGCGCATGGCGATCCTGCGGGACTTCATCGCCTTCACCCGCGAGTTCGACGACGTCTGGTACGCGACCGGCGAGCAGATCGCCCGCGCCTTCGCCGAGCAGGAAACCGGCGCGTGAGCGTCCTCGGGCTCGATCACGTCCAGCTGGCGATGCCGGCCGGCGGCGAGGACGAGGCGCGCGCGTTCTACCGGGACCTTCTCGGGATGGCCGAAGTGGCCAAGCCCGAACCCCTGGCCAAGCGCGGGGGCTGCTGGTTCGAGCGCGGCACGCTCAAGGTCCATCTCGGCGTCGAGGCAGACTTCCGGCCGGCGCGCAAGGCCCATC
Above is a genomic segment from Geminicoccaceae bacterium SCSIO 64248 containing:
- a CDS encoding VOC family protein — encoded protein: MSVLGLDHVQLAMPAGGEDEARAFYRDLLGMAEVAKPEPLAKRGGCWFERGTLKVHLGVEADFRPARKAHPALLTDDLDRLVARLRAAGCVLRDDEPLEGYVRTYVDDPFGNRIELMQPVSG